A genome region from Macaca nemestrina isolate mMacNem1 chromosome 20, mMacNem.hap1, whole genome shotgun sequence includes the following:
- the LOC105478659 gene encoding branched-chain-amino-acid aminotransferase, mitochondrial isoform X3 produces MSILQNQCQLTQLTGQDRSGHSVSLNLTPQLPPHRAGERGIVRSKVTSEGPGAEGNWSHCQSAVQGVGFGLQIWARKLLSAPWLLCGPRRYASSNFKAADLQLEMTQKPHKKPSPGEPLVFGKTFTDHMLMVEWNDKGWGQPRIQPFQNLTLHPASSSLHYSLQLFEGMKAFKGKDQQVRLFRPWLNMDRMLRSALRLCLPSFDKLELLECIRRLIEVDKAWVPDAAGTSLYVRPVLIGNEPSLGVAQPTSALLFVILCPVGAYFPGGSVTPVSLLADPTFIRAWVGGVGNYKLGGNYGPTVLVQQEARKQGCEQVLWLYGPDHQLTEVGTMNIFVYWTHEDGVLELVTPPLNGVILPGVVRQSLLDLAQTWGEFRVAERTITMKQLLRALEEGRVREVFGSGTACQVCPVHRILYKDKNLHIPTMENGPELILRFQKELKEIQYGIRAHEWMFPV; encoded by the exons ATGTCCATCCTCCAGAATCAGTGCCAACTCACCCAGCTTACAGGGCAGGACAGGTCAGGCCACTCTGTCTCCCTCAACCTCACTCCCCAACTGCCTCCCCAcagggctggggaaagaggcaTTGTGAGGTCAAAGGTCACCAGTGAGGGGCCAGGGGCTGAAGGGAATTGGAGTCACTGCCAAAGTGCTGTCCAAGGTGTGGGGTTTGGGCTTCAG ATCTGGGCACGAAAGCTTCTCTCTGCCCCTTGGCTTCTGTGTGGTCCCAGAAGATATGCCTCCTCCAATTTCAAG GCTGCAGACCTGCAGCTGGAAATGACACAGAAGCCTCATAAGAAGCCCAGCCCCGGCGAGCCCCTGGTGTTTGGGAAGACATTCACTGACCACATGCTGATGGTGGAATGGAATGACAAGGGCTGGGGCCAGCCCCGAATCCAGCCCTTCCAGAACCTCacgctgcacccagcctcctccagcctccactACTCTCTGCAG CTGTTTGAGGGCATGAAGGCGTTCAAAGGCAAAGACCAGCAGGTGCGTCTCTTCCGCCCCTGGCTCAACATGGACCGGATGCTGCGCTCAGCCCTGCGCCTGTGCCTGCCG AGTTTCGACAAGCTGGAGTTGCTGGAGTGCATCCGCCGGCTCATCGAGGTGGACAAGGCCTGGGTCCCCGATGCCGCCGGCACCAGCCTCTATGTACGGCCTGTGCTCATTGGGAACGAG CCCTCGCTGGGTGTCGCCCAGCCCACGAGCGCGCTCCTGTTCGTCATTCTCTGCCCCGTGGGCGCCTACTTCCCTGGAGGCTCCGTGACCCCGGTCTCCCTCCTGGCCGACCCAACCTTCATCCGGGCCTGGGTGGGCGGGGTCGGCAACTACAAGTTAGGGGG GAATTATGGGCCCACCGTGTTAGTGCAACAGGAGGCACGCAAGCAGGGCTGTGAACAGGTCCTCTGGCTGTATGGGCCCGACCACCAGCTCACTGAGGTGGGGACCATGAACATCTTTGTCTACTGGACCCACGAAGATGGGG TGCTGGAGCTGGTGACGCCCCCGCTGAACGGTGTCATCCTGCCTGGAGTGGTCAGACAGAGTCTGCTGGACCTGGCTCAGACCTGG GGTGAGTTCCGGGTGGCAGAGCGCACGATCACCATGAAGCAGTTGCTGCGGGCCCTGGAGGAGGGCCGCGTGCGGGAAGTCTTTGGCTCAGGCACTGCTTGCCAGGTCTGCCCAGTGCACCGAATCCTGTACAAAGACAAG AACCTCCACATTCCCACCATGGAAAACGGGCCTGAGCTGATCCTCCGCTTCCAGAAGGAGCTGAAGGAGATCCAG TACGGAATCAGAGCCCACGAGTGGATGTTCCCGGTGTGA
- the LOC105478659 gene encoding branched-chain-amino-acid aminotransferase, mitochondrial isoform X6, with amino-acid sequence MAAAALGQIWARKLLSAPWLLCGPRRYASSNFKAADLQLEMTQKPHKKPSPGEPLVFGKTFTDHMLMVEWNDKGWGQPRIQPFQNLTLHPASSSLHYSLQLFEGMKAFKGKDQQVRLFRPWLNMDRMLRSALRLCLPSFDKLELLECIRRLIEVDKAWVPDAAGTSLYVRPVLIGNEPSLGVAQPTSALLFVILCPVGAYFPGGSVTPVSLLADPTFIRAWVGGVGNYKLGGNYGPTVLVQQEARKQGCEQVLWLYGPDHQLTEVGTMNIFVYWTHEDGVLELVTPPLNGVILPGVVRQSLLDLAQTWGEFRVAERTITMKQLLRALEEGRVREVFGSGTACQVCPVHRILYKDKNLHIPTMENGPELILRFQKELKEIQYGIRAHEWMFPV; translated from the exons ATGGCCGCAGCCGCTCTGGGGCAG ATCTGGGCACGAAAGCTTCTCTCTGCCCCTTGGCTTCTGTGTGGTCCCAGAAGATATGCCTCCTCCAATTTCAAG GCTGCAGACCTGCAGCTGGAAATGACACAGAAGCCTCATAAGAAGCCCAGCCCCGGCGAGCCCCTGGTGTTTGGGAAGACATTCACTGACCACATGCTGATGGTGGAATGGAATGACAAGGGCTGGGGCCAGCCCCGAATCCAGCCCTTCCAGAACCTCacgctgcacccagcctcctccagcctccactACTCTCTGCAG CTGTTTGAGGGCATGAAGGCGTTCAAAGGCAAAGACCAGCAGGTGCGTCTCTTCCGCCCCTGGCTCAACATGGACCGGATGCTGCGCTCAGCCCTGCGCCTGTGCCTGCCG AGTTTCGACAAGCTGGAGTTGCTGGAGTGCATCCGCCGGCTCATCGAGGTGGACAAGGCCTGGGTCCCCGATGCCGCCGGCACCAGCCTCTATGTACGGCCTGTGCTCATTGGGAACGAG CCCTCGCTGGGTGTCGCCCAGCCCACGAGCGCGCTCCTGTTCGTCATTCTCTGCCCCGTGGGCGCCTACTTCCCTGGAGGCTCCGTGACCCCGGTCTCCCTCCTGGCCGACCCAACCTTCATCCGGGCCTGGGTGGGCGGGGTCGGCAACTACAAGTTAGGGGG GAATTATGGGCCCACCGTGTTAGTGCAACAGGAGGCACGCAAGCAGGGCTGTGAACAGGTCCTCTGGCTGTATGGGCCCGACCACCAGCTCACTGAGGTGGGGACCATGAACATCTTTGTCTACTGGACCCACGAAGATGGGG TGCTGGAGCTGGTGACGCCCCCGCTGAACGGTGTCATCCTGCCTGGAGTGGTCAGACAGAGTCTGCTGGACCTGGCTCAGACCTGG GGTGAGTTCCGGGTGGCAGAGCGCACGATCACCATGAAGCAGTTGCTGCGGGCCCTGGAGGAGGGCCGCGTGCGGGAAGTCTTTGGCTCAGGCACTGCTTGCCAGGTCTGCCCAGTGCACCGAATCCTGTACAAAGACAAG AACCTCCACATTCCCACCATGGAAAACGGGCCTGAGCTGATCCTCCGCTTCCAGAAGGAGCTGAAGGAGATCCAG TACGGAATCAGAGCCCACGAGTGGATGTTCCCGGTGTGA
- the LOC105478659 gene encoding branched-chain-amino-acid aminotransferase, mitochondrial isoform X1: MSILQNQCQLTQLTGQDRSGHSVSLNLTPQLPPHRAGERGIVRSKVTSEGPGAEGNWSHCQSAVQGVGFGLQIWARKLLSAPWLLCGPRRYASSNFKAADLQLEMTQKPHKKPSPGEPLVFGKTFTDHMLMVEWNDKGWGQPRIQPFQNLTLHPASSSLHYSLQLFEGMKAFKGKDQQVRLFRPWLNMDRMLRSALRLCLPSFDKLELLECIRRLIEVDKAWVPDAAGTSLYVRPVLIGNEPSLGVAQPTSALLFVILCPVGAYFPGGSVTPVSLLADPTFIRAWVGGVGNYKLGGNYGPTVLVQQEARKQGCEQVLWLYGPDHQLTEVGTMNIFVYWTHEDGVLELVTPPLNGVILPGVVRQSLLDLAQTWGEFRVAERTITMKQLLRALEEGRVREVFGSGTACQVCPVHRILYKDKNLHIPTMENGPELILRFQKELKEIQNYVSRKPLCCLSLDSPFPIIVGRLGSGLHFP, encoded by the exons ATGTCCATCCTCCAGAATCAGTGCCAACTCACCCAGCTTACAGGGCAGGACAGGTCAGGCCACTCTGTCTCCCTCAACCTCACTCCCCAACTGCCTCCCCAcagggctggggaaagaggcaTTGTGAGGTCAAAGGTCACCAGTGAGGGGCCAGGGGCTGAAGGGAATTGGAGTCACTGCCAAAGTGCTGTCCAAGGTGTGGGGTTTGGGCTTCAG ATCTGGGCACGAAAGCTTCTCTCTGCCCCTTGGCTTCTGTGTGGTCCCAGAAGATATGCCTCCTCCAATTTCAAG GCTGCAGACCTGCAGCTGGAAATGACACAGAAGCCTCATAAGAAGCCCAGCCCCGGCGAGCCCCTGGTGTTTGGGAAGACATTCACTGACCACATGCTGATGGTGGAATGGAATGACAAGGGCTGGGGCCAGCCCCGAATCCAGCCCTTCCAGAACCTCacgctgcacccagcctcctccagcctccactACTCTCTGCAG CTGTTTGAGGGCATGAAGGCGTTCAAAGGCAAAGACCAGCAGGTGCGTCTCTTCCGCCCCTGGCTCAACATGGACCGGATGCTGCGCTCAGCCCTGCGCCTGTGCCTGCCG AGTTTCGACAAGCTGGAGTTGCTGGAGTGCATCCGCCGGCTCATCGAGGTGGACAAGGCCTGGGTCCCCGATGCCGCCGGCACCAGCCTCTATGTACGGCCTGTGCTCATTGGGAACGAG CCCTCGCTGGGTGTCGCCCAGCCCACGAGCGCGCTCCTGTTCGTCATTCTCTGCCCCGTGGGCGCCTACTTCCCTGGAGGCTCCGTGACCCCGGTCTCCCTCCTGGCCGACCCAACCTTCATCCGGGCCTGGGTGGGCGGGGTCGGCAACTACAAGTTAGGGGG GAATTATGGGCCCACCGTGTTAGTGCAACAGGAGGCACGCAAGCAGGGCTGTGAACAGGTCCTCTGGCTGTATGGGCCCGACCACCAGCTCACTGAGGTGGGGACCATGAACATCTTTGTCTACTGGACCCACGAAGATGGGG TGCTGGAGCTGGTGACGCCCCCGCTGAACGGTGTCATCCTGCCTGGAGTGGTCAGACAGAGTCTGCTGGACCTGGCTCAGACCTGG GGTGAGTTCCGGGTGGCAGAGCGCACGATCACCATGAAGCAGTTGCTGCGGGCCCTGGAGGAGGGCCGCGTGCGGGAAGTCTTTGGCTCAGGCACTGCTTGCCAGGTCTGCCCAGTGCACCGAATCCTGTACAAAGACAAG AACCTCCACATTCCCACCATGGAAAACGGGCCTGAGCTGATCCTCCGCTTCCAGAAGGAGCTGAAGGAGATCCAG AACTACGTCTCCCGGAAGCCTCTGTGCTGCCTTAGCCTTGATTCCCCGTTCCCCATCATTGTTGGCCGTCTGGGAAGTGGACTACATTTCCCGTGA
- the LOC105478659 gene encoding branched-chain-amino-acid aminotransferase, mitochondrial isoform X7: MTRAGASPESSPSRTSRCTQPPPASTTLCRWHSGRPLSPSLSASPCCVSCQLFEGMKAFKGKDQQVRLFRPWLNMDRMLRSALRLCLPSFDKLELLECIRRLIEVDKAWVPDAAGTSLYVRPVLIGNEPSLGVAQPTSALLFVILCPVGAYFPGGSVTPVSLLADPTFIRAWVGGVGNYKLGGNYGPTVLVQQEARKQGCEQVLWLYGPDHQLTEVGTMNIFVYWTHEDGVLELVTPPLNGVILPGVVRQSLLDLAQTWGEFRVAERTITMKQLLRALEEGRVREVFGSGTACQVCPVHRILYKDKNLHIPTMENGPELILRFQKELKEIQNYVSRKPLCCLSLDSPFPIIVGRLGSGLHFP; this comes from the exons ATGACAAGGGCTGGGGCCAGCCCCGAATCCAGCCCTTCCAGAACCTCacgctgcacccagcctcctccagcctccactACTCTCTGCAGGTGGCATAGTGGCCGGCCTCTCTCCCCATCCTTGTCTGCGTCTCCTTGCTGTGTCTCTTGCCAG CTGTTTGAGGGCATGAAGGCGTTCAAAGGCAAAGACCAGCAGGTGCGTCTCTTCCGCCCCTGGCTCAACATGGACCGGATGCTGCGCTCAGCCCTGCGCCTGTGCCTGCCG AGTTTCGACAAGCTGGAGTTGCTGGAGTGCATCCGCCGGCTCATCGAGGTGGACAAGGCCTGGGTCCCCGATGCCGCCGGCACCAGCCTCTATGTACGGCCTGTGCTCATTGGGAACGAG CCCTCGCTGGGTGTCGCCCAGCCCACGAGCGCGCTCCTGTTCGTCATTCTCTGCCCCGTGGGCGCCTACTTCCCTGGAGGCTCCGTGACCCCGGTCTCCCTCCTGGCCGACCCAACCTTCATCCGGGCCTGGGTGGGCGGGGTCGGCAACTACAAGTTAGGGGG GAATTATGGGCCCACCGTGTTAGTGCAACAGGAGGCACGCAAGCAGGGCTGTGAACAGGTCCTCTGGCTGTATGGGCCCGACCACCAGCTCACTGAGGTGGGGACCATGAACATCTTTGTCTACTGGACCCACGAAGATGGGG TGCTGGAGCTGGTGACGCCCCCGCTGAACGGTGTCATCCTGCCTGGAGTGGTCAGACAGAGTCTGCTGGACCTGGCTCAGACCTGG GGTGAGTTCCGGGTGGCAGAGCGCACGATCACCATGAAGCAGTTGCTGCGGGCCCTGGAGGAGGGCCGCGTGCGGGAAGTCTTTGGCTCAGGCACTGCTTGCCAGGTCTGCCCAGTGCACCGAATCCTGTACAAAGACAAG AACCTCCACATTCCCACCATGGAAAACGGGCCTGAGCTGATCCTCCGCTTCCAGAAGGAGCTGAAGGAGATCCAG AACTACGTCTCCCGGAAGCCTCTGTGCTGCCTTAGCCTTGATTCCCCGTTCCCCATCATTGTTGGCCGTCTGGGAAGTGGACTACATTTCCCGTGA
- the LOC105478659 gene encoding branched-chain-amino-acid aminotransferase, mitochondrial isoform X4, with translation MTQKPHKKPSPGEPLVFGKTFTDHMLMVEWNDKGWGQPRIQPFQNLTLHPASSSLHYSLQLFEGMKAFKGKDQQVRLFRPWLNMDRMLRSALRLCLPSFDKLELLECIRRLIEVDKAWVPDAAGTSLYVRPVLIGNEPSLGVAQPTSALLFVILCPVGAYFPGGSVTPVSLLADPTFIRAWVGGVGNYKLGGNYGPTVLVQQEARKQGCEQVLWLYGPDHQLTEVGTMNIFVYWTHEDGVLELVTPPLNGVILPGVVRQSLLDLAQTWGEFRVAERTITMKQLLRALEEGRVREVFGSGTACQVCPVHRILYKDKNLHIPTMENGPELILRFQKELKEIQNYVSRKPLCCLSLDSPFPIIVGRLGSGLHFP, from the exons ATGACACAGAAGCCTCATAAGAAGCCCAGCCCCGGCGAGCCCCTGGTGTTTGGGAAGACATTCACTGACCACATGCTGATGGTGGAATGGAATGACAAGGGCTGGGGCCAGCCCCGAATCCAGCCCTTCCAGAACCTCacgctgcacccagcctcctccagcctccactACTCTCTGCAG CTGTTTGAGGGCATGAAGGCGTTCAAAGGCAAAGACCAGCAGGTGCGTCTCTTCCGCCCCTGGCTCAACATGGACCGGATGCTGCGCTCAGCCCTGCGCCTGTGCCTGCCG AGTTTCGACAAGCTGGAGTTGCTGGAGTGCATCCGCCGGCTCATCGAGGTGGACAAGGCCTGGGTCCCCGATGCCGCCGGCACCAGCCTCTATGTACGGCCTGTGCTCATTGGGAACGAG CCCTCGCTGGGTGTCGCCCAGCCCACGAGCGCGCTCCTGTTCGTCATTCTCTGCCCCGTGGGCGCCTACTTCCCTGGAGGCTCCGTGACCCCGGTCTCCCTCCTGGCCGACCCAACCTTCATCCGGGCCTGGGTGGGCGGGGTCGGCAACTACAAGTTAGGGGG GAATTATGGGCCCACCGTGTTAGTGCAACAGGAGGCACGCAAGCAGGGCTGTGAACAGGTCCTCTGGCTGTATGGGCCCGACCACCAGCTCACTGAGGTGGGGACCATGAACATCTTTGTCTACTGGACCCACGAAGATGGGG TGCTGGAGCTGGTGACGCCCCCGCTGAACGGTGTCATCCTGCCTGGAGTGGTCAGACAGAGTCTGCTGGACCTGGCTCAGACCTGG GGTGAGTTCCGGGTGGCAGAGCGCACGATCACCATGAAGCAGTTGCTGCGGGCCCTGGAGGAGGGCCGCGTGCGGGAAGTCTTTGGCTCAGGCACTGCTTGCCAGGTCTGCCCAGTGCACCGAATCCTGTACAAAGACAAG AACCTCCACATTCCCACCATGGAAAACGGGCCTGAGCTGATCCTCCGCTTCCAGAAGGAGCTGAAGGAGATCCAG AACTACGTCTCCCGGAAGCCTCTGTGCTGCCTTAGCCTTGATTCCCCGTTCCCCATCATTGTTGGCCGTCTGGGAAGTGGACTACATTTCCCGTGA
- the LOC105478659 gene encoding branched-chain-amino-acid aminotransferase, mitochondrial isoform X2 has translation MSILQNQCQLTQLTGQDRSGHSVSLNLTPQLPPHRAGERGIVRSKVTSEGPGAEGNWSHCQSAVQGVGFGLQIWARKLLSAPWLLCGPRRYASSNFKAADLQLEMTQKPHKKPSPGEPLVFGKTFTDHMLMVEWNDKGWGQPRIQPFQNLTLHPASSSLHYSLQLFEGMKAFKGKDQQVRLFRPWLNMDRMLRSALRLCLPSFDKLELLECIRRLIEVDKAWVPDAAGTSLYPSLGVAQPTSALLFVILCPVGAYFPGGSVTPVSLLADPTFIRAWVGGVGNYKLGGNYGPTVLVQQEARKQGCEQVLWLYGPDHQLTEVGTMNIFVYWTHEDGVLELVTPPLNGVILPGVVRQSLLDLAQTWGEFRVAERTITMKQLLRALEEGRVREVFGSGTACQVCPVHRILYKDKNLHIPTMENGPELILRFQKELKEIQNYVSRKPLCCLSLDSPFPIIVGRLGSGLHFP, from the exons ATGTCCATCCTCCAGAATCAGTGCCAACTCACCCAGCTTACAGGGCAGGACAGGTCAGGCCACTCTGTCTCCCTCAACCTCACTCCCCAACTGCCTCCCCAcagggctggggaaagaggcaTTGTGAGGTCAAAGGTCACCAGTGAGGGGCCAGGGGCTGAAGGGAATTGGAGTCACTGCCAAAGTGCTGTCCAAGGTGTGGGGTTTGGGCTTCAG ATCTGGGCACGAAAGCTTCTCTCTGCCCCTTGGCTTCTGTGTGGTCCCAGAAGATATGCCTCCTCCAATTTCAAG GCTGCAGACCTGCAGCTGGAAATGACACAGAAGCCTCATAAGAAGCCCAGCCCCGGCGAGCCCCTGGTGTTTGGGAAGACATTCACTGACCACATGCTGATGGTGGAATGGAATGACAAGGGCTGGGGCCAGCCCCGAATCCAGCCCTTCCAGAACCTCacgctgcacccagcctcctccagcctccactACTCTCTGCAG CTGTTTGAGGGCATGAAGGCGTTCAAAGGCAAAGACCAGCAGGTGCGTCTCTTCCGCCCCTGGCTCAACATGGACCGGATGCTGCGCTCAGCCCTGCGCCTGTGCCTGCCG AGTTTCGACAAGCTGGAGTTGCTGGAGTGCATCCGCCGGCTCATCGAGGTGGACAAGGCCTGGGTCCCCGATGCCGCCGGCACCAGCCTCTAT CCCTCGCTGGGTGTCGCCCAGCCCACGAGCGCGCTCCTGTTCGTCATTCTCTGCCCCGTGGGCGCCTACTTCCCTGGAGGCTCCGTGACCCCGGTCTCCCTCCTGGCCGACCCAACCTTCATCCGGGCCTGGGTGGGCGGGGTCGGCAACTACAAGTTAGGGGG GAATTATGGGCCCACCGTGTTAGTGCAACAGGAGGCACGCAAGCAGGGCTGTGAACAGGTCCTCTGGCTGTATGGGCCCGACCACCAGCTCACTGAGGTGGGGACCATGAACATCTTTGTCTACTGGACCCACGAAGATGGGG TGCTGGAGCTGGTGACGCCCCCGCTGAACGGTGTCATCCTGCCTGGAGTGGTCAGACAGAGTCTGCTGGACCTGGCTCAGACCTGG GGTGAGTTCCGGGTGGCAGAGCGCACGATCACCATGAAGCAGTTGCTGCGGGCCCTGGAGGAGGGCCGCGTGCGGGAAGTCTTTGGCTCAGGCACTGCTTGCCAGGTCTGCCCAGTGCACCGAATCCTGTACAAAGACAAG AACCTCCACATTCCCACCATGGAAAACGGGCCTGAGCTGATCCTCCGCTTCCAGAAGGAGCTGAAGGAGATCCAG AACTACGTCTCCCGGAAGCCTCTGTGCTGCCTTAGCCTTGATTCCCCGTTCCCCATCATTGTTGGCCGTCTGGGAAGTGGACTACATTTCCCGTGA
- the LOC105478659 gene encoding branched-chain-amino-acid aminotransferase, mitochondrial isoform X5, producing MAAAALGQIWARKLLSAPWLLCGPRRYASSNFKAADLQLEMTQKPHKKPSPGEPLVFGKTFTDHMLMVEWNDKGWGQPRIQPFQNLTLHPASSSLHYSLQLFEGMKAFKGKDQQVRLFRPWLNMDRMLRSALRLCLPSFDKLELLECIRRLIEVDKAWVPDAAGTSLYVRPVLIGNEPSLGVAQPTSALLFVILCPVGAYFPGGSVTPVSLLADPTFIRAWVGGVGNYKLGGNYGPTVLVQQEARKQGCEQVLWLYGPDHQLTEVGTMNIFVYWTHEDGVLELVTPPLNGVILPGVVRQSLLDLAQTWGEFRVAERTITMKQLLRALEEGRVREVFGSGTACQVCPVHRILYKDKNLHIPTMENGPELILRFQKELKEIQNYVSRKPLCCLSLDSPFPIIVGRLGSGLHFP from the exons ATGGCCGCAGCCGCTCTGGGGCAG ATCTGGGCACGAAAGCTTCTCTCTGCCCCTTGGCTTCTGTGTGGTCCCAGAAGATATGCCTCCTCCAATTTCAAG GCTGCAGACCTGCAGCTGGAAATGACACAGAAGCCTCATAAGAAGCCCAGCCCCGGCGAGCCCCTGGTGTTTGGGAAGACATTCACTGACCACATGCTGATGGTGGAATGGAATGACAAGGGCTGGGGCCAGCCCCGAATCCAGCCCTTCCAGAACCTCacgctgcacccagcctcctccagcctccactACTCTCTGCAG CTGTTTGAGGGCATGAAGGCGTTCAAAGGCAAAGACCAGCAGGTGCGTCTCTTCCGCCCCTGGCTCAACATGGACCGGATGCTGCGCTCAGCCCTGCGCCTGTGCCTGCCG AGTTTCGACAAGCTGGAGTTGCTGGAGTGCATCCGCCGGCTCATCGAGGTGGACAAGGCCTGGGTCCCCGATGCCGCCGGCACCAGCCTCTATGTACGGCCTGTGCTCATTGGGAACGAG CCCTCGCTGGGTGTCGCCCAGCCCACGAGCGCGCTCCTGTTCGTCATTCTCTGCCCCGTGGGCGCCTACTTCCCTGGAGGCTCCGTGACCCCGGTCTCCCTCCTGGCCGACCCAACCTTCATCCGGGCCTGGGTGGGCGGGGTCGGCAACTACAAGTTAGGGGG GAATTATGGGCCCACCGTGTTAGTGCAACAGGAGGCACGCAAGCAGGGCTGTGAACAGGTCCTCTGGCTGTATGGGCCCGACCACCAGCTCACTGAGGTGGGGACCATGAACATCTTTGTCTACTGGACCCACGAAGATGGGG TGCTGGAGCTGGTGACGCCCCCGCTGAACGGTGTCATCCTGCCTGGAGTGGTCAGACAGAGTCTGCTGGACCTGGCTCAGACCTGG GGTGAGTTCCGGGTGGCAGAGCGCACGATCACCATGAAGCAGTTGCTGCGGGCCCTGGAGGAGGGCCGCGTGCGGGAAGTCTTTGGCTCAGGCACTGCTTGCCAGGTCTGCCCAGTGCACCGAATCCTGTACAAAGACAAG AACCTCCACATTCCCACCATGGAAAACGGGCCTGAGCTGATCCTCCGCTTCCAGAAGGAGCTGAAGGAGATCCAG AACTACGTCTCCCGGAAGCCTCTGTGCTGCCTTAGCCTTGATTCCCCGTTCCCCATCATTGTTGGCCGTCTGGGAAGTGGACTACATTTCCCGTGA
- the LOC139360409 gene encoding 17-beta-hydroxysteroid dehydrogenase 14 — protein MATGTRYAGKVVVVTGGGRGIGAGIVRAFVDSGAQVVICDKDESGGRALEQELPGTVFILCDVTQEDDMKTLVSETIRRFGRLDCVVNNAGHHPPPQRPEETSAQGFRQLLELNLLGTYTLTKLALPHLRKSQGNVINISSLVGAIGQAQAVPYVATKGAVTAMTKALALDESPYGVRVNCISPGNIWTPLWEELAALTPDPRATILEGMLAQPLGRMGQPAEVGAAAVFLASEANFCTGIELLVTGGAELGYGRKASRSTPVDAPDIPF, from the exons ATGGCTACGGGAACGCGCTATGCCGGGAAGGTGGTGGTTGTGACCGGGGGCGGGCGCGGCATCGGAGCTGGGATCGTGCGCGCCTTCG TGGACAGCGGGGCCCAAGTGGTTATCTGCGACAAAGATG AGTCTGGGGGCCGGGCCCTGGAGCAGGAGCTCCCTGGAACTGTCTTTATCCTCTGTGATGTGACTCAGGAAGATGATATGAAG ACCCTGGTTTCTGAGACCATTCGCCGATTTGGCCGCCTGGATTGTGTTGTCAACAACGCTGGCCACC ACCCACCCCCACAGAGGCCTGAGGAGACCTCAGCCCAGGGATTCCGCCAGCTGCTGGAGCTGAACCTGCTGGGGACGTACACGTTGACCAAG CTCGCCCTCCCCCACCTGCGGAAGAGCCAAGGGAATGTCATCAACATCTCCAGCCTAGTGGGGGCAATTGGCCAGGCCCAGGCAGTTCCCTATGTGGCCACCAAG GGGGCAGTAACGGCCATGACCAAAGCCTTGGCCCTGGATGAAAGTCCATATGGTGTCCGAGTCAACTG tATCTCCCCAGGAAACATCTGGACCCCACTGTGGGAGGAGCTGGCAGCCTTAACACCAGACCCTCGGGCCACAATCCTAGAGGGCATGCTGGCCCAG CCACTGGGCCGCATGGGCCAGCCCGCTGAGGTCGGGGCTGCGGCAGTGTTCCTGGCCTCCGAAGCCAACTTCTGCACGGGCATCGAACTGCTCGTGACGGGGGGTGCAGAGCTGGGGTACGGGCGCAAGGCCAGTCGGAGCACCCCCGTGGACGCCCCCGATATTCCCTTCTGA